One bacterium genomic window, ACCGCGGAGCCGAGCACCGACGCCGCAGGCGATCCGTAACCGCAGGATCAACCACGCTCCTCGGATTCGCGCCAGGGTGCATCGCCGCCTGCTCAAATGGTCCGCCGATGTCGAGCACGCGCGCCACCCTCGCGCGACGCTCGGATCCCGCTCCTCCGTGTTACTCTCAGAATCGGCCTCAAGCAACCAAAGATCATTGGGGCTGCTCAAGGCGTCGACAGAATTTTTTTCAGATAGTACTTCTTGTGGCAAATAGGGTATCCGTCGAGTACACCGATTTCCTGATAACCGAGTTTCTTGTAAAAGCTAGGTCCCTGGAAACTATGTGTCTCAAGCGTGGCGATGTTGCAACCTCTGGCAATTGCTTCGTGCTCGGCTGCGCGCATCAGTTTCGATCCAAGCCCTGTTCCTCGGAAGTCCGCCCGTACCCACACGAATCTTATATCGAGACAGCCCCCCCAGGTGTACGCGTAGATTCCAGCGATCATCTGCCCCGCGGAATCCCGCAGAAAGATCGCGAGCTCCTTGAAGTCATATATCTTCGTTTCGTCGACATTGAAAGTATCGATGCGGTCCTTGAGATATTCGACGTCCTGGTTATCGGGACTAATATCAATCCGGAATTGATGTTGATCCATGATTGTACCCCATGGGGCTCTCTATGTGCGCTGGAGTCTAAACTTCCAGCCCCAGGGGATATGTTACGCTAGGAGAATCTGTTTTGTTGGTAACTCCCAAAATCGAGCCCCCGCTACCAGAATTACCAGTAAGTCCGGGGAGGGCCTTCTCTAAACGGAGGAGGCCTTCCACGTTTCCACGGAGTTCTGCGACCAGTCCCTCAGAAGTCGGCCGGAGGACGATCTCTCCGAGGAGATCCCGTAGAAGGCCTCTGGAGCGGCTTAGATCGCGTCCCAGGACCTCATCGAGTTCCTGGATCATCTCTGGTAAGATCATGCCTACCAGGGCGTCTATGGGCGGAGGTACCTGGAGGCGGCGCTCAAGGTGTTGTATCCGAGCCTCGACCTCTACGAGCATCTCCCTGGTGATGGCGCTAATCAGCCCCCGCCGGATTGCGTCCTTGATTGCAACCCGTTCCTGCAGCGCTTGGCTGAGTTCTTGTTCAACCGTGTGGCGGCTGGCATGCTGGTCATGTTTCTGCCGGCTCAGCCGTTTCAGTTCTTCCTGAACACGGCGCGTGAGGTAGTCTACCGCCTCCGGGGTAAAGAGCTCCTCCTGAATCGCCCGCAGTAACCGCTGTTCAATCCGGGCACGCAGGACGACCTTACCGTTCGCGCAGATTGCCGGCCCGCGATTCGTGTGGAACGAGCACCCATAATAGTTGCTGTTGTAGATAATGTCTGCCACGATCCGCCGATAACCGGTGACATAGGGGCTGCCATGCGCGTCGAACTTAGAAGGATCTAAGACCGGTTCTGTATGATACCCGTACGTCCGACCACCAGCGCTGAAACCACTGTTCGCCGGGACTGCAGACCCACCTCGGGACCTCCGAATAATCGGTGGTCGTCTTCCGAGGAGGGTTTATCCATATGGCCTGATCATAACAGGGGCATTACACTACCTCGTGCGGGGAACGATAGCGCAAGAGGGCACCGATGCCATCGGTGAGTTGGGAAGACGTCGACGGTCCGACAGCCTCGATCCCGGTCCCATGCCGCCGGGCCACGGTCGGGAGCATCTGCCGGAGCGGCGCGCGGTCGACCGCCCCGCCGCAGCCGGGGCAGGTCCCGATCGGTGTTGTGCTCAGGTACTGGCACTGCGTGCATTGCCAGATGTCGCCTTCGAGATCGCGGGCCACAACCAGGGTTTTGACTTC contains:
- a CDS encoding GNAT family N-acetyltransferase; the encoded protein is MDQHQFRIDISPDNQDVEYLKDRIDTFNVDETKIYDFKELAIFLRDSAGQMIAGIYAYTWGGCLDIRFVWVRADFRGTGLGSKLMRAAEHEAIARGCNIATLETHSFQGPSFYKKLGYQEIGVLDGYPICHKKYYLKKILSTP